Proteins from a single region of Antechinus flavipes isolate AdamAnt ecotype Samford, QLD, Australia chromosome 2, AdamAnt_v2, whole genome shotgun sequence:
- the GDF2 gene encoding growth/differentiation factor 2, whose protein sequence is MPYFALLAGLLTLSLLACCGRGKPLEDWKRVPAMESTNKFFGEAAKGEDDMSFDFKMFLENMKVDFLRSLNLSGVPSQDRTKAEPPQFMIDLYNRYTTDKSTTPASNIVRSFSIEDVVSMSSTDRHSFQKHILLFNISIPRHEQITRAELRLYISCQSHAELSHELKGNIAIYDIQGGTDFWEGTEGTKSFLVSQVIQESGWETFEVSSAVKRWVRSDPTKNKNKLEIRVESHMKGCEKLDISVPPDSKNLPFFVVFSDDRSNGSKETKMELREMIGHEQESVLKKLSKNVNTQEEEEMEEEIENFSVRRSFSSRNKRSTSPNNHCQRSSLRVNFKDIGWDNWIIAPKEYDAYECKGICFFPLADDVTPTKHAIVQTLVHLKNPMKAGKACCVPTKLNPISILYKDDVGVPTLKYQYEGMSVAECGCR, encoded by the exons atgCCTTATTTTGCATTACTGGCTGGTCTGCTAACTTTATCTCTCTTGGCCTGCTGCGGGCGAGGTAAACCCCTAGAGGACTGGAAGCGGGTTCCTGCCATGGAAAGCACCAATAAATTCTTTGGGGAGGCTGCAAAGGGGGAGGATGACATGAGTTTTGACTTCAAAATGTTCCTGGAGAACATGAAGGTGGATTTCCTGAGGAGCCTGAATTTATCAGGGGTCCCTTCCCAAGACAGGACCAAAGCGGAGCCGCCTCAGTTCATGATTGATCTGTACAACAGATACACCACCGACAAATCGACCACTCCAGCATCCAACATAGTGAGAAGCTTCAGCATTGAAG ATGTTGTCTCTATGTCTTCAACAGACAGACATTCCTTCCAGAAGCACATCTTACTTTTCAACATCTCTATCCCTAGACATGAACAAATCACCAGGGCTGAGCTCCGGCTCTATATTTCATGTCAAAGCCATGCTGAGTTGTCCCATGAACTGAAAGGCAACATTGCCATTTATGATATCCAAGGTGGAACAGACTTCTGGGAAGGCACAGAAGGGACCAAGTCCTTCCTTGTGTCCCAGGTCATTCAAGAAAGTGGATGGGAAACATTTGAGGTGTCCAGTGCAGTGAAACGATGGGTCAGGTCAGACccaacaaagaacaaaaacaaactgGAAATCAGAGTGGAAAGTCACATGAAAGGATGTGAAAAACTAGACATCAGCGTCCCCCCAGATTCTAAaaacttgcctttctttgttGTGTTTTCTGATGACCGCAGCAATGGCTCAAAGGAAACCAAGATGGAACTCAGAGAAATGATAGGTCATGAGCAAGAGAGTGTGCTCAAGAAGTTGTCCAAGAATGTTAATactcaggaagaggaggaaatggaagaagaaatagagaatttctcTGTCAGGAGATCATTTTCATCCAGAAACAAAAGAAGCACAAGTCCCAATAACCACTGCCAGAGGAGCTCTCTTCGAGTCAACTTCAAGGATATTGGCTGGGACAACTGGATCATTGCCCCAAAAGAGTATGATGCATACGAATGTAAAGGAATCTGCTTCTTCCCTCTTGCCGATGATGTGACTCCAACTAAACATGCCATTGTTCAGACTTTAGTGCATCTAAAAAACCCCATGAAAGCCGGGAAGGCCTGCTGTGTGCCCACCAAACTAAACCCAATCTCTATTCTCTACAAAGATGATGTTGGAGTGCCCACTTTAAAGTACCAATATGAAGGAATGAGTGTGGCAGAATGTGGATGTAGGTAG